The following proteins come from a genomic window of Bactrocera tryoni isolate S06 chromosome 1, CSIRO_BtryS06_freeze2, whole genome shotgun sequence:
- the LOC120766858 gene encoding cell death abnormality protein 1 has product MVKLIGWVVWIFIGVFLVVRQAVAMIPEEIMEIACVEDEHCHYYETENVTSSCVHGLCHCYNNQTNVDVTCEPNILHTNNIIGGNCPCKLPHAECHQADYLCYCEDDYVPTIDRRRCIPKQVPLGEPCETDEQCLFSTVFSHCDGSTKTCSCDAGFLRNDSICLSQTKLRAKCDDRMRCSQHGPHKICFPEVGECVCEQGYVSANTSEECLPGRKLHEDCQDASQCYAFMGPGATCEKGKCQCRVEYSIVTRKTKENRYSIALEKICTPLAEVGQYCTLNEHCHNGPEDEDEQLMECDHGECACRFGFKNQVPCSSTASSVNIKKILLWIILAMTGWQMHALKWEAQRTRSA; this is encoded by the exons ATGGTTAAGTTAATCGGATGGGTCGTTTGGATCTTCATTGGAGTTTTTCTTGTTGTGCGCCAAGCTGTAGCTATGATACCCGAAG aaataatggAGATCGCTTGCGTTGAGGATGAGCATTGTCATTATTACGAAACGGAAAATGTTACATCGTCCTGCGTTCATGGCTTGTGCCATTGTTACAATAACCAAACAAATGTGGATGTTACCTGTGAACCGAAT ATTCTCCACACGAATAACATAATCGGTGGTAACTGTCCTTGCAAGCTCCCGCATGCCGAATGTCATCAAGCGGACTATCTCTGCTACTGCGAGGACGACTATGTACCCACAATAGACAGAAGACGGTGCATACCGA AACAAGTACCATTGGGCGAACCATGCGAAACTGATGAACAATGTCTGTTTTCAACTGTATTCAGTCACTGTGATGGGAGCACAAAAACCTGTTCATGCGATGCTGGCTTTTTAAGGAATGACTCCATATGTCTATCGCAAACCA AGCTCAGAGCCAAATGTGACGACAGAATGAGGTGCTCACAACACGGACCgcacaaaatttgttttccagAAGTAGGCGAGTGTGTTTGCGAACAGGGCTATGTAAGTGCAAACACTTCGGAGGAATGTCTACCGGGACGAAAACTCCACGAAGACTGTCAAGATGCGAGCCAATGCTATGCTTTTATGGGACCAGGTGCTACCTGTGAGAAGGGCAAATGTCAGTGTAGGGTAGAATATTCAATTGTGACGAGAAAGACCAAGGAAAACCGCTATAGTATTGCTTTGGAAAAAATCTGCACGCCCTTAGCGG AAGTCGGCCAGTATTGCACTCTTAATGAGCACTGCCACAATGGACCTGAGGACGAGGATGAGCAGTTGATGGAATGCGATCACGGCGAATGTGCTTGCCGGTTTGGCTTCAAAAACCAAGTACCTTGCTCGTCCACGGCCTCAagtgtgaacattaaaaaaattttgctgtgGATTATACTGGCTATGACGGGTTGGCAAATGCATGCATTAAAATGGGAAGCTCAAAGGACTCGCAGTGCCTAA
- the LOC120780031 gene encoding histone H1.3-like — protein MKKHHKNIDKPKQMLKSDLEFLKRRPANRSAHECVQDNSSGITSWSSNACLQYRKFSAEALVLRALKGLCERNGSSVVAVKKFIINHYPYVDGKFTLPVIRRVIKKALLKGKIVQSQGKNMEGLFKISAGEIRAEQQQQQFKHLKECIKLREQQKQELQRKMMKCRARDIQRHIVFEENQAAQRKRRKEVASAAKAAKASLTAEAAREILSFAQQQTGDFVPSLRLDAGTSKGITQRPQIVDYADAALETAKVISSEQLKHAIIKATEYVPHIIGIDNNSSRRTPSIRHMPIKYERTLRSPISSPVPVTRKMTSEYPKLTDFLRDKKQIPDVAVNFRSPCAEPVVVGKNRAAGGRNARKVMKRTKGSTKANTRLPR, from the exons atgAAAAAGCATCATAAAAATATAGACAAGCCCAAACAAATGCTCAAAAGTGATCTGGAGTTTTTGAAAAGGCGTCCAGCTAACAGGTCCGCTCACGAATGTGTTCAAGATAACAGTTCCGGCATAACGTCTTGGAGTTCGAATGCCTGTTTGCAATATCGAAAGTTTAGCGCGGAGGCCCTGGTGCTTCGAGCACTGAAAGGTCTCTGTGAGCGCAACGGTTCATCGGTGGTCGCGGTCAAGAAATTCATAATTAACCACTATCCATATGTGGATGGAAAGTTTACACTGCCTGTTATCAGGAGGGTCATTAAGAAAGCTTTGCTCAAAGGGAAAATTGTGCAGTCTCAGGGAAAGAACATGGAGGGACTGTTCAAAATATCAGCTGGAGAAATACGTGCagagcagcaacagcagcaatttaAGCACCTTAAGGAATGTATCAAATTAAGAGAGCAGCAAAAGCAGGAATTG CAAAGGAAAATGATGAAATGTAGGGCGAGGGATATTCAGAGACATATAGTCTTTGAAGAAAATCAAGCAGCTCAGCGGAAACGACGAAAAGAAGTTGCGAGTGCGGCTAAAGCAGCAAAAGCCAGTCTGACTGCCGAGGCTGCCAGGGAAATTTTGAGTTTCGCTCAACAACAAACGGGAGATTTCGTACCTTCCTTACGGTTGGATGCCGGCACTTCGAAGGGAATAACACAAAGGCCTCAGATCGTTGATTATGCGGACGCAGCCTTGGAAACGGCTAAAGTGATCAGTTCGGAACAATTAAAACATGCAATCATTAAAGCCACCGAATATGTACCGCATATTATAGGTATCGATAATAACTCCTCAAGACGTACCCCATCAATTAGGCACATGCCTATAAAGTATGAGAGAACATTAAGAAGTCCGATATCAAGTCCAGTCCCTGTCACAAGAAAAATGACGTCCGAATACCCTAAGCTGACGGATTTTCTTAGAGACAAAAAGCAAATTCCAGATGTAGCTGTAAACTTTCGATCCCCATGTGCTGAACCAGTGGTTGTAGGGAAGAACCGCGCGGCTGGAGGAAGGAATGCGCGGAAGGTCATGAAACGCACCAAGGGAAGTACAAAAGCCAATACGAGACTTCCCAGATAa
- the LOC120766686 gene encoding histone H1-I-like, whose protein sequence is MKLFVYSSVETSDDDEDEEVSAEESQGDSDEGEEEADSDESDGDEQASDNTDNEKESGAENTAGKLANKNVDNSEASSTTEVDTLFKGVNGTQKISGIKEEQPMKGPEFNLAKSPSKTKPMANGVSLPARLKNVSTEIMVLAAIRSLNERGGSSAIAIKKYVMNNYPQLDGPRTMKLIKAYIKKALVSGKLVQSKGTGLGGSFKVSPGTNRLEEQKERQNRKKLVKKPKSDQAADKVKKPLKTAAKKIEKGEIKSAKEKKAKAKGSKSAIKLKDGSESTTKMPKISVALKASDPPPAKKTTKTKEAKEAPLANGKLGKKTKGAEQYKAQNVDSTTKKTNKNNNLVAPKSATAITKEEKGKTATTSKKKATAKGKATAMENVETGSGDAYVVKPNKKTAAKKVKTK, encoded by the exons atgaaattatttgtgTACAGTTCAGTTGAAACTTCAGATGATGATGAAGATGAAGAAGTGAGTGCGGAGGAATCTCAAGGTGATTCGGATGAAGGAGAAGAAGAAGCCGATTCTGATGAATCCGATGGAGATGAACAGGCCTCAGACAATACTGACAATGAGAAGGAATCTGGGGCAGAGAACACTGCAGGGAAGTTGGCGAATAAAAATGTAGATAACTCCGAAGCATCCTCAACTACTGAGGTCGATACTTTATTCAAAGGTGTTAATGGTACACAGAAAATCAGTGGTATAAAAGAAGAACAACCAATGAAAGGGCCGGAATTCAATTTAGCCAAATCCCCAAGTAAGACGAAACCCATGGCGAATGGCGTAAGTTTGCCTGCGCGTCTCAAAAATGTCAGTACCGAGATCATGGTTCTTGCTGCGATAAGAAGTCTAAACGAGCGTGGCGGTTCCTCGGCCATTGCCATAAAAAAATACGTAATGAACAATTATCCCCAGTTAGATGGACCACGGACAATGAAACTGATCAAGGCCTACATTAAGAAAGCATTGGTTAGTGGAAAGTTGGTGCAGTCGAAGGGCACTGGGTTGGGTGGTTCATTTAAGGTATCGCCAGGTACAAATCGCTTGGAAGAGCAGAAAGAGCGACAGAATCGGAAAAAGTTAGTCAAAAAACCTAAAAGTGATCAA gCTGCTGACAAAGTAAAGAAACCACTCAAAACGgcagcaaaaaaaattgaaaaaggagAGATAAAATcagcaaaagaaaagaaagcaaaagcaaaaggtTCGAAAAGTGCGATAAAATTGAAAGACGGAAGTGAATCGACAACGAAGATGCCAAAAATATCCGTTGCCCTAAAAGCGAGCGATCCACCACCTGCGAAGAAAACTACCAAAACGAAAGAAGCGAAAGAAGCACCTCTTGCTAATGGTAAACTGGGGAAAAAAACCAAAGGGGCCGAACAATACAAAGCTCAAAACGTAGATTCCActaccaaaaaaacaaacaaaaataataacctGGTAGCTCCCAAGTCAGCGACCGCTATAACGAAAGAGGAAAAGGGAAAAACAGCAACGACATCAAAAAAGAAAGCAACCGCCAAAGGTAAAGCTACTGCTATGGAAAATGTCGAAACGGGCTCTGGAGATGCATATGTCGTCAAACCCAATAAGAAGACTGCAGCAAAGAAAGTCAAGACAAAATAA
- the LOC120772704 gene encoding V-type proton ATPase subunit B, which produces MSISAKQANREHVLAVSRDFISQPRLTYKTVSGVNGPLVILDEVKFPKFAEIVQLRLADGTIRSGQVLEVSGSKAVVQVFEGTSGIDAKNTVCEFTGDILRTPVSEDMLGRVFNGSGKPIDKGPPILAEDFLDIQGQPINPWSRIYPEEMIQTGISAIDVMNSIARGQKIPIFSAAGLPHNEIAAQICRQAGLVKIPGKSVLDDHEDNFAIVFAAMGVNMETARFFKQDFEENGSMENVCLFLNLANDPTIERIITPRLALTAAEFLAYQCEKHVLVILTDMSSYAEALREVSAAREEVPGRRGFPGYMYTDLATIYERAGRVEGRNGSITQIPILTMPNDDITHPIPDLTGYITEGQIYVDRQLHNRQIYPPVNVLPSLSRLMKSAIGEGMTRKDHSDVSNQLYACYAIGKDVQAMKAVVGEEALTPDDLLYLEFLTKFEKNFISQGNYENRTVFESLDIGWQLLRIFPKEMLKRIPASILAEFYPRDSRH; this is translated from the exons ATGTCTATATCTGCAAAACAAGCTAACAGGGAGCACGTCCTGGCTGTTTCCAGGGATTTCATCTCTCAGCCACGTTTAA cCTACAAAACTGTTTCTGGTGTCAACGGTCCTTTGGTAATTTTGGACGAAGTGAAATTCCccaaatttgctgaaattgtacAATTGCGCCTTGCTGATGGCACAATTCGCTCCGGACAAGTGCTTGAGGTGAGCGGTTCCAAAGCCGTCGTCCAAGTTTTCGAAGGTACTTCGGGAATCGATGCGAAAAACACAGTGTGCGAATTCACTGGTGATATTTTGCGTACACCTGTGTCTGAGGATATGTTGGGTCGTGTGTTCAACGGCTCAGGCAAGCCCATCGACAAAGGTCCCCCAATTTTGGCAGAAGATTTCTTGGATATCCAAGGTCAACCTATCAACCCCTGGTCACGTATTTATCCCGAAGAAATGATTCAAACCGGTATTTCCGCTATTGATGTGATGAATTCCATTGCTCGTGGTCAAAAGATTCCAATCTTCTCAGCTGCTGGTTTGCCACATAACGAAATTGCCGCTCAGATCTGTCGTCAAGCCGGTTTAGTTAAG atCCCCGGAAAATCTGTTTTGGACGATCATGAAGATAATTTCGCCATTGTGTTCGCTGCTATGGGTGTGAATATGGAAACTGCTCGTTTCTTCAAACAGGATTTCGAAGAGAACGGTTCTATGGAGAATGTGTGTCTTTTCTTAAACTTGGCCAACGATCCAACCATCGAACGTATTATTACACCTCGTCTAGCCTTGACCGCTGCCGAATTCTTAGCATACCAGTGCGAAAAGCACGTGTTGGTCATCCTTACAGACATGTCTTCATATGCTGAAGCTTTGCGTGAGGTGTCGGCTGCTCGTGAAGAAGTGCCCGGTCGTCGTGGTTTCCCCGGTTACATGTACACTGATTTAGCTACCATTTATGAACGTGCCGGTCGTGTTGAAGGTCGCAATGGTTCCATTACACAAATTCCCATCCTTACTATGCCTAACGATGATATCACCCATCCAATTCCTGATTTGACTGGATATATTACTGAAGGCCAAATTTACGTTGATCGTCAACTACACAACAGACAAATCTATCCACCAGTTAACGTGTTGCCATCGTTGTCACGTTTGATGAAATCTGCCATTGGTGAGGGTATGACTCGCAAGGATCACTCTGATGTCTCCAATCAGCTGTATGCCTGCTACGCCATCGGTAAGGATGTACAAGCCATGAAAGCTGTCGTCGGTGAGGAGGCGCTGACGCCTGATGATTTGCTGTACTTGGAGTTCTTGACCAAATTCGAAAAGAACTTCATTTCTCAG GGTAACTACGAAAACCGCACCGTCTTCGAATCGTTGGATATTGGCTGGCAGTTGCTGCGTATCTTCCCCAAGGAGATGCTGAAGCGTATTCCAGCTTCGATTCTTGCGGAATTCTATCCCAGAGATTCCcgccattaa